A single window of Solanum dulcamara chromosome 5, daSolDulc1.2, whole genome shotgun sequence DNA harbors:
- the LOC129889715 gene encoding eyes absent homolog, whose translation MDQKMNVYIWDMDETLILLKSLINGTYAEAFNGSKNVQSGVEIGKMWENHILQICDDHFFYEQVENCNMPYLDVLKQYDDGRDLTDYDFNKDGFGPPSDDLNKRRLAYRHRAVAHKYKKGLHSILDQDMIKSWSELYDVTDNYTDMWFSAARACLEQCAVGDRDLASSTVSTNDAGDTTFQHVNILVTSGSLIPSLVKCLLFRLGDLIPSENVYSSWEVGKLQCFSWIKERFNGPNVQFCVIGDGWEECEAAESMRWPFVKIDPQPSSYHRFPGLTPKDLGHYFSVVYGDSDEKDNLT comes from the exons ATGGATCAGAAAATGAATGTATATATCTGGGACATGGATGAAACCCTCATATTGCTAAAGTCGTTAATAAATGGGACATATGCTGAGGCATTCAATGGATCCAAGAATGTACAGAGTGGTGTAGAAATTGGGAAGATGTGGGAGAATCATATTCTTCAGATATGTGATGACCACTTCTTTTATGAGCAG GTTGAAAATTGCAATATGCCATATCTAGATGTCTTGAAACAGTATGATGATGGTCGAGATCTCACTGACTATGACTTCAATAAAGACGGCTTTGGTCCGCCAAGTGATGATCTTAACAAAAGGAGATTAGCGTACCGTCATCGGGCTGTAGCACATAAGTACAAAAAG GGGTTGCATAGTATTCTTGACCAAGACATGATTAAATCGTGGAGCGAGCTTTATGACGTCACTGATAATTATACTGATATGTGGTTCTCAGCAG CTAGGGCTTGCTTGGAGCAGTGTGCAGTTGGGGATCGAGATTTGGCCTCCTCTACTGTTTCTACCAATGATGCAGGAGATACTACATTCCAGCATGTGAATATCTTGGTGACTTCCGGATCGTTGATACCCAGCTTAGTTAAATGCTTGCTCTTTCGCCTAGGTGATTTAATCCCTAGTGAAAATG TGTACAGCTCATGGGAAGTGGGCAAGCTCCAGTGCTTCTCATGGATAAAGGAGCGGTTCAATGGGCCAAACGTGCAATTTTGTGTTATTGGAGATGGATGGGAAGAATGTGAAGCAGCCGAAAGTATGAGATGGCCATTTGTCAAAATTGATCCGCAGCCTAGCAGTTACCATCGATTTCCAGGCTTAACACCAAAGGATCTGGGCCACTACTTCTCTGTTGTGTATGGTGATTCTGATGAAAAAGATAATTTGACATAA